Proteins encoded in a region of the Solanum dulcamara chromosome 9, daSolDulc1.2, whole genome shotgun sequence genome:
- the LOC129902874 gene encoding protein BUD31 homolog 1-like, with translation MPRVKTNRIKYPEGWELIEPTLAELDAKMREAGNDSNDGKRKCEALWPIFKVAHQRSRYVYDLYYGRNEISKELYEFCLEQGYADRNLIAKWKKPGYERLCCLHCIQPRDHNFATTCACRVPKHLREASVIECVHCGCQGCASGD, from the exons ATGCCTAGAGTTAAGACAAATCGTATAAAATACCCTGAGGGTTGGGAGCTGATTGAGCCAACCTTAGCTGAACTGGATGCTAAAATGAGAGAAG CTGGTAATGACTCTAATGATGGTAAAAGAAAGTGTGAAGCACTCTGGCCCATATTCAAGGTTGCACATCAGAGGagcagatatgtatatgaccTTTACTATGGAAGGAATGAAATATCTAAAGAGCTGTACGAGTTCTGTTTGGAACAAGGTTATGCAGATCGCAACCTGATTGCAAAGTGGAAAAAG CCTGGATACGAGCGTCTCTGCTGCTTGCACTGCATACAGCCGCGGGATCACAACTTTGCAACTACTTGTGCATGTCGTGTCCCCAAGCATCTTAGAGAAGCTTCTGTAATAGAGTGTGTACATTGTGGATGTCAAGGTTGTGCAAGTGGTGACTAA
- the LOC129903126 gene encoding histone deacetylase 9: protein MRSKDKISYFYDGDVGSVYFGPNHPMKPHRLCMTHHLVLAYGLHSKMEVYRPHKAYPVELAQFHSADYVEFLNRITPDTQNLFPSEMARYNLGEDCPVFDNLFEFCQIYAGGTIDAARRLNNQLCDIAINWAGGLHHAKKCAASGFCYINDLVLGILELLKYHPRVLYIDIDVHHGDGVEEAFYFTDRVMTVSFHKYGDKFFPGTGDMKDTGERDGRFYSINVPLKDGIDDGSFTRLFKTIISKVVETYLPGAIVLQCGADSLAGDRLGCFNLSIDGHAECVRFVKKFNLPLLVTGGGGYTKENVARCWALETGVLLDTELPNEIPDNDYIKYFAPDYTLKLPGGHIENLNSKSYIGTIKMQVMENLRCLQHAPGVQMQEVPPDFYIPDFDDDEQNPDERVDQHTQDKHIQRDDEYYDGDHDNDNHTDDA, encoded by the exons ATGCGGTCCAAGGACAAAATCTCCTATTTCTACGACG GTGATGTTGGAAGCGTATACTTTGGTCCGAATCATCCAATGAAACCGCACAGGTTGTGTATGACTCATCATCTGGTTCTAGCTTATGGTCTTCACAGCAAGATGGAAGTTTAT AGGCCTCACAAAGCATATCCAGTGGAGTTAGCGCAGTTTCATTCTGCTGATTATGTAGAATTCTTGAACCGAATAACCCCAGATACCCAGAATTTGTTCCCTAGTGAAATGGCAAGAT ATAATCTTGGAGAAGATTGCCCTGTATTTGACAACTTATTCGAGTTTTGTCAAATATATGCTGGTGGAACAATAG ATGCTGCACGTAGATTGAATAATCAGCTTTGTGATATTGCAATAAATTGGGCTGGTGGACTGCATCATGCCAAGAAGTGTGCGGCTTCAGGATTTTGCTATATCAATGACCTAGTTCTGGGGATATTGGAGCTTCTAAAGTATCATCCGCGGGTGCTCTATATTGATATTGATGTGCATCACGGTGATGGTGTAGAAGAGGCCTTTTATTTCACTGACAG GGTTATGACCGTTAGTTTCCACAAGTATGGGGATAAGTTCTTTCCTGGAACTGGTGATATGAAG GATACAGGGGAAAGAGATGGAAGATTCTATTCCATAAATGTGCCTCTAAAGGATGGAATAGATGATGGCAGTTTCACTAGACTCTTCAAAACA ATTATTTCAAAGGTTGTTGAAACATATTTACCTGGCGCAATAGTTCTGCAATGTGGGGCAGATTCGCTTGCTGGAGACCGTCTGGGCTGCTTCAACCTCTCCATTGATG GACATGCTGAATGTGTAAGGTTtgtgaagaaatttaatttgcCGCTGCTG GTAACTGGAGGTGGGGGATACACAAAAGAGAATGTTGCCCGTTGTTGGGCTCTGGAAACTGGAGTTCTTTTAGACACAGAGCTTCCTAATG AAATACCAGACAATGATTACATCAAGTATTTTGCCCCTGATTATACACTGAAGCTTCCTGGTGGACACATA GAGAATCTGAATAGCAAATCATACATTGGCACCATAAAAATGCAAGTGATGGAAAATCTTCGTTGCCTCCAGCATGCTCCCGGTGTACAGATGCAAGAG GTACCGCCTGACTTTTATATTCCTGATTTTGATGACGATGAACAAAATCCAGATGAACGTGTGGATC AGCATACCCAAGATAAGCATATCCAACGTGACGATGAGTATTATGATGGTGACCATGACAATGATAACCACACTGATGATGCCTAA